A region of the Candidatus Latescibacter sp. genome:
ATAAGCGTCTCAAGGTGCGCAAGAGTAATATCTTCCTTGCCCTGCACTTCGAGTTTGGAAAATATACGGTCTGGTGTTATTCCCATTTTCCCAAAGAACGCTATCGCATTTTCTCTTTTCTGAGATAGAGTCATTTGTGTCCCCACGGCAACCTTTTTAACTTCTTCATAAATCGGATTAATGTAGGCGCGTGGGATAACGCCCAAGAGTGCATTTCTACGAGCAATAAGAGATGATAATCCGGCTCAGTGTAATGAATATCCGAAAATGTAATATATTTCATGGGGAAAGTGGGGAAAAAACACATAATAATGAAAGAATTTCAATAAACTGGGATGTGTACTGCGGGATAGTGCGGGTGATATGCAAAGCTTCTCTGGCGGAGAGGGAGGGATTTGAACCCTCGACTGGGGTTGCCAGTACACGATTTCCAGTCGTGCTCCTTCGGCCTCTCGGACACCTCTCCACCTAAAAAGAAAATAAATATACCTTTTGGATCAGGCAGGGTAAAGAACTTTTCTGCCCTTATAAAATTATCCGCTGAAAAAATTGTATACAAAAAAAAATTGGCGGAGAGGCAGGGCTGTCCCCCTCTCCTAGTCAGGAGAGGGGGTAACTCATTATGCGCCTTATTCTTGCCATCTCCTAATTAGGATAGGGTGGCCGAAGGCCGGGTGAGGTTTTCGTCAATTCAGAGAGCTTTTTAATACTTTTTACCGCATCATCAATGTTCATGTCGTTTTTATTGTCAAATGCTTGCAGCGAACGGTTTGCAGATTTGCGATGTGGCGGATTTCGGTGTACAAAACTATCACATTATCAACAAAGTTTGATAGAAACGATACAGTTCGATTATTCACGAAACCCGCCATAGACGCCAATGTGCTGTTGTGCGCTACCCTGCTGTTTGTTCAAGTACTGTGAAGTCAGATAATAAGTTCTCAGAACATTTTCATCAGCATAATACGAGTTATATCGTCACTGGCATCGGTAAGTCCAATGGCAAATCCAGTACTAAACATAAGACCACTCTGAAGGTGGAACATAATGCCTGGCTGAAAATAATGTTCCTGCCGCCATGGAATTATTCCCATTTTTTTGTTATCCCCTAATCCTCCCAGAAATTCAAATGTTAAAGTGCTGGCTACAATATTTTTTTTATCGCCTTTTCCTGTAAGTTTCATTCCACATTTGCTGCATTCGCCAGGTTTATCGGATACCACATCAGGATGCATCGGACAGGAATAGATACTTGCTTCGTAAGGGGTAAGTTTATACATTGCTCCCATTGAATAACCGAAAGGAGTTGCTCCTGTTCGGGTATCGGTTTCATTAATCCAGTTAAATGCAATGTTCCAGTTTCCGATGTTCTGCGAAAGAATAAAGCGCGATTCAAGAATTTTTTCGCGTTTGGGTTCTTCTGCTTTTTCTTCGTAAGGTGGTATCATCCAGCCGCTGGTTTCCATTTTAAATCTTGTTTCTGGGTCCAGATCTTCAAATTCAAAATAAATAGTCGGATTCAGGAAAACTTCTTTTTTAAACAAACGATACCTCGTTTCAAAACGGAAGCCGGTGAATTTGGAAATTCCTGTTCCGAATTCCTGAAATGATTCCACCATTAATTCAAGTTCCAACTGGTCGGTTGGGTTATAACCGATTTTTGGCATCTGCGATAAGAAGTTGCGCTGCCCTTCTTCTCTATCTACCTTTGATGGCGAGGTGTGGTCAATCATAAGCATAAACTCTATTTCGCCTTTTTCAACCTCGTGTCCGTAGGTGGTAAAGTAACCTTCCTGCGCAAATAATACATTGGGTGGTATCAATGAACCCATACCCCATACTAAAAACCCTATTAGCATAACCAACTTTTTTAACTGCATTTTACTTATCTCCTTTTTTTCATTTACTGTGCTTCCCTGTTCCTTAAAAACATTCACCTCCTTTACAGGGACCGATTTGGGAAACATCGGTGATTTGTAATTATGATATTGATATTCGTTATCATTATAAAGACAAAAAAATAAAACCCTATTTTTTACATCTTTTGCATACGCCGTATAGTTCCATACGGTGCCTTTCGGGATAGAATCCATGAAGTTTAGCCATTCTTTCCTGCAAACGTTCAATCTCCGGATCCACTACTTCTACTAATCTACCGCACTTAGTACAGATGAGATGGTCGTGGTGTTGGTGGCCATAGAGATGTTCGTATCTAGCCGTGTCATCCTCTAATTTTAGTTCGCGGCAAAGGCCACATTCACAAAGCAACTTAAGTGTCCGATAGATAGTAGCATTTCCTATGGTTGGGTATTTCTTTTGAACAATTCTATAAAGTTCATTAGCAGTTAGGTGTTTATCTGTGTTTAAGAAGATATACAGTATTTCTCTCCTCTGTTCGCTGTGTTTAAGCTTCTTGGCAGCAAGATAATCTTCAAATATTTTTTCTTCTCTTTCCCAGACCATAGAAATCTATCCTTATACTATGATAATGAAAATCATTGCCAAAATAACAGAATAAAGATTATTTGTCAAGTAATTTTTTAAACCTGGAAGTAATCCCCCTATTCTTTTCTTCCACACTTATTACATACATCCGGCTCTTTTTCAGAGGGTTTTACCCTGAACAACTTTACGGCGACCCTTTTGTAGAGAAAACCTTCCAACGGCACCCAGCATTTTTTACATTTCTTCTTAGGCATTATTTACCTCTTTGGAGAACCTAAAAATGCTGTTTGAACTTAATCTCGTGTTAATGCATTTGGAAAGGATTTTATAATCACCGAAGGCAACAGCTTTTACTTGATAAGACAACTCTCTTATAATGACGCTATCCCTGACTTATCAATTTATCTATTGAAATTTCCAGAGCTTTAGCAATTCCCGCTATTGTTTGGATTGTAGGATGCTTTGAATCTCCTGATTCAATCTTCACAACGGTAGTAAAAGAAACATTAGCGCATTGCGCGATGGAAGAGGGAAATTTTGAATCCCAGAAAGAATTTCTGGAAAAGATTGGTTCGAACTTTATTTTAAAAGAGCGCCGCCTCAATTTCTCGACGGAAGGTACCTTCCGTTCCCTCTTTGAAGTAGCGCCCTATTCTAATTGGCGGAGAGGCAGGGATTCGAACCCTGGGATGACAAGTCATCAACGGTTTTCGAGACCGCCCCATTCAACCGCTCTGGCACCTCTCCGTTCACTGCGCAGCGTACGGAAGAAATCCCGGAGAATGCCGGAACACTCCTCCTCCAGAACCCCGGACGAAACCTCGACCACGTGGTTGAGCGTGGGGTCACGGCAGATATCGTACCGGCTCCCGCAGGCGCCCATCTTCGGATCGGCCGCTCCGTACACCAGCCGCGGGATACGGGACAGTACAATCGCCCCGGCGCACATGGGACACGGCTCCAGTGTCACATACATCGTGGAATCGAGAAGCCGTTCATATCCGGTTGCTTCCGCGGCAGCGCCGATGGCGATGATTTCGGCATGAGCGGTCGGGTCGCGGAGGGTTTCCACCCGGTTTCCGCCCCTCCCGACCAGCCGGTTGTCTTTTACAATCACCGCTCCCACCGGGGTTTCGCCGAGCTCAAGCGCTTTTCCCGCCTCGGCAAGCGCGAGCTTCATCCAATATCCGTCGCTTTTTCTGTCTTCCATAAAAAAACCTTATCAATCTGTTAAATATACAATATTTTTGGTATTTCTTGCAACCAGAATAATTAACTGACCATCCCCAATTTTCTGAAATGACAGTCTTATTACATCACTACATAACGTTTTTAACAGATAGTCTGAACCAGTGATGCGCTTGATACAACTGATGAAAAGATGATGAAATGCTATGTGGTTCATCAGATTTATCATTTTTTAATCACGCGCATCACTGGTTCAGACTATCACTTCAATCTTCTCCGGGATATTCACGGATACGTTCTTCACGCTGCGGAATACCGAACATTTCACGTTTTTTGTGAAGGTAGAACCGGTAGTTTTCCAGGGAAACATCCGCCGGGATGAGGTGGTCGCAGTGAGGAATATATCCGCCTTCCTCAACAAGGGGGGCAAGGTATTCCAACTCACGGACAATTGTATCGCCTCCCCTGGCGATTTTGGTTTTGTCAACTCCGCCGGAGAGGAGAATACTCCTGCCGTATTTTTTTCGAAACATCAGCGGATCGGAGCTGCCGTTCCTCTCCAGAGGAAACATTACGTTGATCCCGGCATCGAGCCACGAATCCACCAGAGGCCCGATCCAGCCGTCGCAGTCCACAAAGATGATATCGATACCGTTTTCCCGGAGCACTGCATTTATCTGCCGGTATCGGGGGACGATATGCTCCCGGAAATAATCCGGCGAGATCATCGGACCGTTATTGAAACAAATATCCTCCCAAAACCAGGCATGAGATACCTTGCCGCTTACCTGGGAAAGTGCGCGTTTCATCATTTCGCAGGAAAGGTTCGCCATATGCTGGATCATCTCGTCCACCAGGTCCGGATCATCATACATCAGGTAGCAAATTTCGGCAAAACCCACAAAATTCCGTATACGGCCAAAAAGAGATCCCGCATAAATGTAAGGGATGAAATCCTGCTCGATACTTTTTTCTACCCGGGCTGAGAGATCGCTGGGAATCCGGCCCGGTGTATCGGGGTCGAGCCGCGGTTTAAACAGCGTCTCCCAGTCTTTACGGGATTTGAGCGAATATTCGATGTGCTCCGGCATGGTTGTGATGCCGTCAGCAGGGGTACGGCACAAGACCATGTCTTCGTCATAATAGTACCGATATCCGTCTTTGATACCGGCTTCACGGATGGTTTCGGCGGGGAAAAGATTCACTTCCACAGGAAGTTTAAATCGTCGTTCCAGTCCGAAATAGAGCTCGCGTTTCTGATGGGTGTCCAGCCCTCCGGGAATCCCCTCTTTTTCCCAAAGACGGATGGTTTCATCCCAGAAAGAAAATTCCATATCCGG
Encoded here:
- a CDS encoding heavy metal-binding domain-containing protein; the protein is MDSIPKGTVWNYTAYAKDVKNRVLFFCLYNDNEYQYHNYKSPMFPKSVPVKEVNVFKEQGSTVNEKKEISKMQLKKLVMLIGFLVWGMGSLIPPNVLFAQEGYFTTYGHEVEKGEIEFMLMIDHTSPSKVDREEGQRNFLSQMPKIGYNPTDQLELELMVESFQEFGTGISKFTGFRFETRYRLFKKEVFLNPTIYFEFEDLDPETRFKMETSGWMIPPYEEKAEEPKREKILESRFILSQNIGNWNIAFNWINETDTRTGATPFGYSMGAMYKLTPYEASIYSCPMHPDVVSDKPGECSKCGMKLTGKGDKKNIVASTLTFEFLGGLGDNKKMGIIPWRQEHYFQPGIMFHLQSGLMFSTGFAIGLTDASDDITRIMLMKMF
- a CDS encoding transcriptional repressor — translated: MVWEREEKIFEDYLAAKKLKHSEQRREILYIFLNTDKHLTANELYRIVQKKYPTIGNATIYRTLKLLCECGLCRELKLEDDTARYEHLYGHQHHDHLICTKCGRLVEVVDPEIERLQERMAKLHGFYPERHRMELYGVCKRCKK
- a CDS encoding uroporphyrinogen decarboxylase family protein; this translates as MTSRERFQRCMHFQTIDHVPDMEFSFWDETIRLWEKEGIPGGLDTHQKRELYFGLERRFKLPVEVNLFPAETIREAGIKDGYRYYYDEDMVLCRTPADGITTMPEHIEYSLKSRKDWETLFKPRLDPDTPGRIPSDLSARVEKSIEQDFIPYIYAGSLFGRIRNFVGFAEICYLMYDDPDLVDEMIQHMANLSCEMMKRALSQVSGKVSHAWFWEDICFNNGPMISPDYFREHIVPRYRQINAVLRENGIDIIFVDCDGWIGPLVDSWLDAGINVMFPLERNGSSDPLMFRKKYGRSILLSGGVDKTKIARGGDTIVRELEYLAPLVEEGGYIPHCDHLIPADVSLENYRFYLHKKREMFGIPQREERIREYPGED
- the tadA gene encoding tRNA adenosine(34) deaminase TadA, which produces MEDRKSDGYWMKLALAEAGKALELGETPVGAVIVKDNRLVGRGGNRVETLRDPTAHAEIIAIGAAAEATGYERLLDSTMYVTLEPCPMCAGAIVLSRIPRLVYGAADPKMGACGSRYDICRDPTLNHVVEVSSGVLEEECSGILRDFFRTLRSERRGARAVEWGGLENR